The following coding sequences lie in one Cloeon dipterum chromosome 1, ieCloDipt1.1, whole genome shotgun sequence genomic window:
- the LOC135933943 gene encoding histone-lysine N-methyltransferase SUV39H2-like isoform X1 yields the protein MEKGKASRDCDTENALGPDEPMADKSDQQEVRQQMIDGRIQCTVSTTESDKMSQESGPSNGEPGRKRNLSTSSSGNSVSSKKRKRKRMGAKQKERKARNPFYSIDARDTETREVPANAEKPDLTVGLTVLNEYEVESIEDRMVFEDEFHYLVKWKGWAPEHNSWEPKSGLKNARLLIRKFEKKYPELLQARFLRISEQLPVLEPLGGKATLYECEVVAGMTIADYNTIFKLPKHEEPLPNPKLLKSHIFKVLQDQGNDNLLAMIKRMVLKREQVRIQFEQQAFMKNFIKKLNEVSGNELLSIENNVDLGFPPLSFQPISKNVAHEEIVIPEDPPVGCECDTCDNKAQCCPQLADVNFAYNSRGLLEINYGNPIFECNKACKCPDSCINRVVQKGSQLKLKIFKTEDKGWGVQAREYIPQGTFVCEYVGEMIARWVVHQRTRDEYKGKSNYIFDLDFNPTTEQERFDSEGYEILPYSVDATVRGNVSHFINHSCEPNLGVYGVFVDCLDPHMPRLGMFAIRDIQCGDEIFFDYTAQYLLKRRKKGPKSKRSVNSAFACKCGSSVCRSVEF from the exons ATGGAGAAAGGCAAGGCGAGTAGGGATTGCGACACCGAGAACGCGTTGGGGCCGGACGAACCGATGGCCGACAAGTCGGATCAGCAAGAAGTGCGCCAGCAAATGATTGATGGACGCATACAGTGCACCGTTTCGACCACTGAAAGTGACAAGATGAGCCAAGAGAGTGGCCCCAGCAACGGCGAACCAGGCAGGAAGAGGAATCTCTCGACCTCTTCCTCCGGCAATAGCGTTTCCTCCAAGAA GCGAAAGAGGAAGAGGATGGGTGCAaagcagaaagaaagaaaggccCGCAACCCCTTTTACTCGATCGACGCGAGGGACACGGAGACGCGGGAGGTGCCGGCCAACGCGGAGAAACCAGACCTGACGGTGGGGCTGACCGTTTTAAATGAGTACGAGGTTGAGAGCATTGAGGACCGCATGGTCTTCGAAGACGAGTTCCACTACCTGGTCAAGTGGAAAGGCTGGGCGCCTGAACACAACTCGTGGGAGCCCAAGTCTGGCCTCAAGAACGCTCGGCTTTTGATCAGAAAGTTCGAGAAAAAGTACCCTGAGTTGCTGCAGGCGCGCTTTCTCCGCATCTCGGAGCAACTGCCCGTCCTGGAGCCGTTGGGGGGCAAGGCGACCTTGTACGAGTGTGAGGTGGTGGCCGGCATGACCATTGCAGACTACAACACCATCTTCAAGCTGCCGAAGCATGAGGAGCCGTTGCCCAACCCCAAACTGCTCAAGTCGCACATCTTCAAGGTTCTGCAGGATCAGGGCAACGACAACCTCTTGGCCATGATCAAGCGAATGGTGCTGAAGCGCGAACAGGTTCGCATCCAGTTCGAGCAGCAAGCTTTCATgaagaatttcatcaagaaatTGAACGAAGTTAGCGGCAACGAACTTCTCTCCATCGAGAACAACGTCGACCTCGGCTTCCCTCCACTCAGCTTTCAG CCCATTAGCAAGAATGTTGCGCACGAGGAAATTGTGATCCCAGAGGATCCTCCGGTCGGCTGTGAGTGCGACACGTGCGATAACAAGGCTCAGTGCTGTCCACAGCTGGCAGACGTCAATTTCGCCTACAACAGCAGGGGTTTGCTTGAGATAAACTATGGCAATCCTATCTTTGAGTGCAACAAGGCTTGCAAGTGTCCCGACAGCTGCATCAACCGGGTCGTGCAGAAGGGCAGCCAGCtcaagctaaaaatattcaagacaGAAGACAAGGGCTGGGGAGTGCAGGCCCGCGAGTACATTCCACAGGGAACTTTTGTTTGCGAGTACGTCGGCGAAATGATCGCAAG GTGGGTTGTGCATCAGCGCACGCGCGACGAGTACAAGGGCAAGTCGAACTACATCTTTGACCTCGACTTCAATCCGACCACTGAACAAGAGCGATTTGACTCGGAAGGCTACGAGATCCTTCCTTACTCTGTTGACGCCACCGTCAGGGGCAACGTCTCGCACTTCATCAACCACTCGTGCGAGCCAAACCTCGGGGTCTACGGGGTTTTCGTAGACTGCCTGGATCCTCATATGCCGCGCCTGGGCATGTTTGCCATCAGGGACATTCAGTGCGGCGATGAGATCTTCTTTGACTACACAGCGCAGTACCTGCTGAAGCGCCGCAAAAAGGGCCCCAAGTCCAAGCGGAGTGTCAACAGCGCGTTCGCCTGCAAGTGCGGAAGCAGCGTATGCCGCTCtgtggaattttaa
- the LOC135948537 gene encoding polynucleotide 5'-hydroxyl-kinase NOL9: protein MNKTTNGSNPTRQMRSRGNKVVLPKGASPQQIGKRGKLMSGVKHKRQHSPGNGFVVTELDHEVPAKIKKKLPPSKQKNKEDSKTNPEILKDPNSSDSSQSEEEPQASSETVEFRQIEAKVFEVRVSRRQQLNLHGRVQATLLQGEASVLGWPLAPDTPVSVFSSRGLSLVGFEVQPGTVLRLQKFDSHLDDCLRRLCTSVGLFGASKDRSGGHKPAASARILAERSLDCRFLSEQSSEKVITIDKTWRTLVKRLKFDAKLPRFQGCFKVIMAGGKDVGKSTFLRILANTLLSEQPEEERGVFVLDCDPGQSEFTPPGCVSLVKVTEPLLGPSFANQKRPVRSYFLGQVDVKRCLTEYNRAVQRLMSAYAELGQGKPLLVNTMGFNSDIGVDIMVNIVRLCMEDCLTTVVNIQSSSADRNYPEGTFHLGNNCRVLDLPSLSGKTSVSDSHQRGMPPSTLREVSLLSYLSPLMRAPNFSILQTAPYVIRLGHLVLGVSHEYVHPNLIFKALLGSLVALCRINKNDPHILNPKGGNLLFSPKVVAKPVPTLPCFGYGIVCGIDLAAGQLYLQTPEADDQLRDVNCLLMGAVQLPQVVRTTGVQGSVPYVCQESGLTTSAPVKLGFRPIASLFDKRAAS from the exons ATGAATAAAACGACAAACGGAAGCAATCCGACTCGACAGATGAGGAGTCGAGGAAACAAAGTCGTCCTTCCCAAGGGTGCATCTCCACAACAAATAGGAAAACGAGGAAAACTAATgag TGGCGTCAAGCACAAAAGACAGCATTCGCCTGGAAATGGATTTGTCGTGACTGAACTAGATCACGAGGTGcctgcgaaaataaaaaagaaactccCCCCATCAAAACAGAAGAATAAAGAAGATTCAAAGACAAATCCTGAGATTCTCAAAGACCCGAACTCCTCGGATTCGAGCCAATCTGAAGAAGAA ccTCAAGCGTCCAGCGAAACCGTCGAGTTCCGTCAGATCGAGGCGAAGGTGTTTGAAGTGCGTGTGTCCAGGAGGCAACAGCTCAACCTTCACGGCCGGGTGCAGGCCACCCTTCTGCAGGGCGAGGCGTCGGTGCTGGGCTGGCCGCTGGCGCCGGACACGCCCGTCTCCGTCTTCTCCTCGCGAGGCTTGTCGCTGGTCGGCTTCGAGGTGCAGCCTGGCACCGTTTTGCGGCTGCAAAAGTTCGACTCGCACCTCGACGACTGTCTGCGCAGGCTGTGCACCAGCGTCGGCCTGTTTGGCGCCTCCAAGGACCGGTCAGGCGGCCACAAGCCGGCCGCGTCGGCCCGTATTCTTGCTGAGAGGAGTCTCGACTGCAGGTTTCTCTCCGAGCAGTCGAGCGAGAAGGTCATTACGATCGACAAAACCTGGCGAACATTGGTTAAGAGGCTCAAGTTTGACGCCAAGCTGCCTA ggttCCAGGGTTGTTTCAAGGTAATAATGGCGGGCGGCAAGGACGTTGGGAAGTCGACCTTTCTGCGAATACTGGCAAACACACTGCTCAGCGAGCAGCCGGAGGAAGAGCGCGGCGTGTTCGTCCTGGACTGCGACCCTGGCCAGTCGGAGTTCACTCCTCCAGGTTGCGTGTCGCTGGTCAAGGTCACAGAGCCGCTGCTGGGCCCGTCCTTCGCCAATCAGAAACGGCCTGTCAG GAGTTATTTCCTGGGCCAAGTGGACGTGAAGCGCTGCCTTACAGAGTACAACAGGGCCGTCCAGAGGTTGATGTCCGCCTACGCTGAGCTTGGCCAAGGCAAACCTCTGCTCGTCAATACAATGGGATTCAATTCAG ACATCGGCGTGGACATCATGGTCAACATTGTGCGGCTGTGCATGGAAGATTGTCTCACCACGGTCGTCAACATCCAGAGCAGCTCGGCGGATAGGAATTACCCTGAAGGAACCTTCCATCTCGGCAATAACTGCAGAGTCCTCGACCTTCCCTCGCTCTCAGGAAAAACTTCCGTTTCTGACTCCCACCAgag aggAATGCCGCCTAGCACATTGAGAGAAGTTTCCCTCCTTTCCTACCTGAGTCCACTGATGAGAGCTCCAAACTTCTCTATTCTGCAAACAGCTCCTTATGT CATCCGGCTCGGACATCTGGTCTTGGGAGTTTCTCACGAGTACGTCCACCCAAATCTGATCTTCAAGGCGCTGCTTGGCAGCTTGGTTGCCCTTTGCCGAATTAATAAGAACGACCCGCACATTTTGAACCCAAAAGGCGGCAACCTGCTCTTTTCACCAAAGGTCGTCGCAAAACCAGTGCCAACGCTGCCTTGCTTTGGATATG gtATCGTGTGCGGCATTGACCTTGCAGCGGGTCAACTGTATCTGCAGACGCCGGAAGCGGACGACCAGCTGAGAGATGTCAATTGTTTGTTGATGGGCGCGGTGCAACTGCCGCAGGTGGTCCGGACGACCGGAGTGCAAGGCAGTGTTCCTTACGTCTGCCAGGAGTCGGGCCTCACCACCAGTGCACCAGTCAAGCTTGGCTTCAGGCCGATCGCCTCGTTGTTCGACAAAAGAGCTGCGTCGTGA
- the Sou gene encoding E3 ubiquitin-protein ligase RMND5A isoform X2: MDACTGVEKEVEKVLNKFGGINEHADRTLNELCSHIESLKNSMEEAPSQHELSAGQILIIKQAASKVKDTVQRLASDHRDLHSTVSKVGKAIDRNFVSDFASTSREEVFAGQDKVDLLNRVICQHFFRQGMIDIAEELGKEAGLQTSISNKEPFQELNQILDCLKQRNLQPALEWATSHRERLAAQNSSLEFKLHRLQFINLVEKGVNHQSEAVNYARTHLSQFVTRHEKEIQSLMGALLFLPQGLPGSPYSHLLDPYVWVEIHEVFMKDACALLGLSVDSPLSVCINAGCTALPALLNIKQVMQQRQVTGIWSGKDELPIEIDLGKEHRYHSVFACPILRQQSTQNNPPMRLVCGHVISRDALNKLSSGSKLKCPYCPVEQNPTDARQVVF, translated from the exons ATGGATGCGTGCACTGGAGTGGAGAAAGAAGTGGAAAAAGTTCTCAACAAATTCGGAGGAATAAACGAGCATGCGGACCGAACGCTGAACGAATTATGCAGCCACATAGAAAGTCTGAAGAACAGCATGGAAGAAG CTCCGTCGCAACACGAGCTCTCGGCGGGccagattttaattatcaaacaaGCCGCGTCCAAGGTGAAAGACACTGTCCAACGACTAGCCTCTGACCACCGAGATCTGCACAGCACCGTCTCCAAAGTCGGAAAAGCCATCGACAGG AATTTCGTCTCGGACTTCGCCTCGACCAGCAGGGAGGAGGTTTTTGCGGGGCAGGACAAGGTTGACTTGCTCAACAGGGTCATTTGCCAGCATTTTTTTCGCCAAGGCATGATTGACATCGCAGAAGAATTAGGAAAG GAGGCGGGGTTGCAAACCAGCATCAGCAACAAGGAGCCTTTCCAGGAGCTCAACCAAATTTTAGACTGCCTGAAACAGCGAAATCTCCAGCCAGCGCTCGAGTGGGCAACCTCCCACAGAGAAAGACTCGCAGCCCAA AACTCGTCCCTGGAGTTCAAACTGCACCGGCTGCAGTTCATCAACCTGGTGGAAAAGGGCGTGAATCACCAGTCAGAGGCTGTCAACTACGCGCGCACTCATTTGTCTCAATTCGTGACGCGCCACGAGAAGGAGATCCAGAGCCTGATGGGCGCGCTGCTCTTCCTGCCGCAGGGCCTGCCCGGCTCGCCGTATAGTCACCTGCTCGACCCCTACGTCTGGGTCGAGATCCACGAGGTATTCATGAAAGACGCGTGCGCCCTGCTTGGCCTGAGCGTCGACAGCCCGCTCTCCGTCTGCATCAACGCCGGCTGCACCGCCTTGCCAGCGCTGCTCAACATTAAACAG GTGATGCAGCAGCGGCAGGTGACGGGCATTTGGAGCGGCAAGGACGAGCTGCCCATCGAGATCGACCTGGGCAAGGAGCACAGGTACCACTCGGTGTTCGCGTGCCCCATTCTCAGGCAGCAGAGCACGCAGAACAACCCTCCGATGCGGCTCGTGTGCGGCCACGTGATCTCGAGGGACGCGCTCAACAAGctcagcagcggcagcaaacTCAAGTGCCCCTACTGTCCGGTGGAGCAGAACCCGACCGACGCCAGACAAGTGGTATTTTGA
- the LOC135933943 gene encoding eukaryotic translation initiation factor 2 subunit 3-like isoform X2 → MADGSVELSDNNSEINFSELTAISPEVISKQATINIGTIGHVAHGKSTVVKAISTVQTVRFKNELERNITIKLGYANAKIFKCNNEKCPRPACYTSGGSAKENSFPCQRLNCTGHYELLRHVSFVDCPGHDILMATMLSGAAVMDAALLLIAGNEPCPQPQTKEHLAAVEIMKLNNIIILQNKIDLVKEGQATEQYQEVLKFVQGTVAEGAPVIPISAQLKYNIEVLCEYIVKKVPVPDRDLTSAPRLIIIRSFDVNKPGCEAAELKGGVAGGSILRGMLKVGMEVEVRPGIVSKDSKGETTCKPIFTRIVSLCAEQNKLDFAVPGGLIGVGTKIDPTLCRADRLVGQVLGAVGTLPNIYIEIEITYYLLRRLLGVQIDGDKKAARVQRLEKKEALLLNIGSMSTGGIVLQAKSDVAVVRLQLPVCTEYGEKVALSRRIDKHWRLIGWGQIRRGKIIEPQA, encoded by the exons ATGGCGGACGGCTCGGTGGAATTGAGCGACAATAACTCGGAAATT AATTTCTCGGAGCTCACTGCTATCTCCCCAGAAGTTATTTCGAAGCAAGCTACCATCAATATTG GAACCATCGGCCACGTAGCCCACGGTAAATCGACTGTCGTGAAGGCCATTTCCACTGTCCAGACTGTCCGCTTCAAGAACGAGCTTGAACGCAACATCACCATTAAATTAG GATATGCCAACGCTAAGATCTTTAAGTgtaacaatgaaaaatgtccGCGTCCCGCCTGCTACACGTCGGGCGGCTCTGCCAAAGAGAACTCGTTCCCTTGCCAGAGGCTCAACTGCACCGGCCACTACGAGCTGCTGAGACACGTCTCCTTTGTCGACTGCCCTGGCCACGACATCTTGATGGCAACCATGTTGTCCGGTGCTGCAGTGATGGACGCAGCCCTCTTGCTTATTG CTGGAAATGAGCCATGCCCTCAGCCGCAGACGAAAGAACATCTGGCCGCAGTTGAAATCATGAAGCTCAACAACATCATCATTTTGCAAAACAAGATCGATTTGGTCAAGGAAGGTCAAGCCACTGAACAGTATCAGGAGGTGCTGAAATTCGTGCAAg GTACCGTGGCCGAAGGAGCGCCTGTGATCCCCATCTCGGCTCAGCTGAAGTACAACATCGAGGTGTTGTGCGAGTACATCGTAAAGAAGGTGCCGGTGCCTGATCGAGACCTGACGTCCGCACCGAGACTCATCATCATCCGCTCGTTTGACGTCAACAAACCCGGATGCGAGGCTGCCGAGCTCAAGGGTGGCGTCGCCGGCGGCAGCATCTTGCGCGGCATGCTCAAGGTCGGCATGGAGGTCGAGGTGCGGCCTGGCATTGTCTCCAAGGACTCCAAGGGCGAGACAACCTGCAAGCCCATCTTCACCAGGATTGTCTCTCTGTGCGCTGAGCAGAACAAGCTTGACTTCGCCGTGCCCGGCGGTCTCATTG gcGTGGGAACAAAAATCGATCCCACTCTTTGCCGTGCTGACCGTCTGGTTGGTCAGGTTCTTGGCGCTGTAGGAACCCTGCCCAACATCTACATTGAAATCGAGATCACCTACTACCTGCTGAGGAGACTGCTTGGTGTGCAGATTGACGGAGACAAGAAAGCGGCTAGG GTGCAACGATTGGAGAAGAAGGAAGCGCTGCTGCTGAACATTGGCTCCATGTCGACGGGCGGCATCGTTCTGCAGGCCAAGTCGGACGTGGCCGTCGTGCGCTTGCAACTTCCAGTTTGCACCGAGTACGGCGAGAAAGTCGCCCTCAGCAGACGTATAGACAAGCATTGGCG attGATTGGTTGGGGACAGATCCGACGTGGAAAGATTATCGAACCTCAAGCGTGA
- the LOC135934690 gene encoding lectin-like, translating to MTWAKAKEFCETYGMHLASPKTIEEIKGVRSLALRMGTKYYYWWVSPSNVGQSSPGDFRWHDMTKLPIDSPLWSNSQPNDYFGTAESTCGYFHSDADLQPFLERLLDGPCTKSNNFVCEVPAKCLYLNI from the exons ATGACCTGGGCTAAAGCAAAGGAGTTCTGCGAGACGTACGGCATGCACCTGGCCTCCCCGAAGACCATTGAAGAGATCAAAGGCGTGCGCTCGTTAGCACTGCGTATGGGAACgaaat aCTACTACTGGTGGGTGTCGCCGTCGAATGTCGGGCAATCATCGCCCGGTGACTTCAGGTGGCACGACATGACCAAGCTTCCCATCGACAGTCCGTTGTGGTCCAACTCTCAGCCCAACGATTATTTTGGCACCGCAGAAAGTACGTGCGGCTACTTCCACAGTGATGCAGATCTACAACCTTTCCTGGAAAGATTGCTCGACGGCCCTTGCACTAAATCTAATAACTTTGTGTGCGAAGTGCCTGCCAAATGCCTATACTTGAATATTTGA
- the Sou gene encoding E3 ubiquitin-protein ligase RMND5A isoform X1 — protein sequence MDACTGVEKEVEKVLNKFGGINEHADRTLNELCSHIESLKNSMEEAPSQHELSAGQILIIKQAASKVKDTVQRLASDHRDLHSTVSKVGKAIDRNFVSDFASTSREEVFAGQDKVDLLNRVICQHFFRQGMIDIAEELGKEAGLQTSISNKEPFQELNQILDCLKQRNLQPALEWATSHRERLAAQNSSLEFKLHRLQFINLVEKGVNHQSEAVNYARTHLSQFVTRHEKEIQSLMGALLFLPQGLPGSPYSHLLDPYVWVEIHEVFMKDACALLGLSVDSPLSVCINAGCTALPALLNIKQHPLFRFQVMQQRQVTGIWSGKDELPIEIDLGKEHRYHSVFACPILRQQSTQNNPPMRLVCGHVISRDALNKLSSGSKLKCPYCPVEQNPTDARQVVF from the exons ATGGATGCGTGCACTGGAGTGGAGAAAGAAGTGGAAAAAGTTCTCAACAAATTCGGAGGAATAAACGAGCATGCGGACCGAACGCTGAACGAATTATGCAGCCACATAGAAAGTCTGAAGAACAGCATGGAAGAAG CTCCGTCGCAACACGAGCTCTCGGCGGGccagattttaattatcaaacaaGCCGCGTCCAAGGTGAAAGACACTGTCCAACGACTAGCCTCTGACCACCGAGATCTGCACAGCACCGTCTCCAAAGTCGGAAAAGCCATCGACAGG AATTTCGTCTCGGACTTCGCCTCGACCAGCAGGGAGGAGGTTTTTGCGGGGCAGGACAAGGTTGACTTGCTCAACAGGGTCATTTGCCAGCATTTTTTTCGCCAAGGCATGATTGACATCGCAGAAGAATTAGGAAAG GAGGCGGGGTTGCAAACCAGCATCAGCAACAAGGAGCCTTTCCAGGAGCTCAACCAAATTTTAGACTGCCTGAAACAGCGAAATCTCCAGCCAGCGCTCGAGTGGGCAACCTCCCACAGAGAAAGACTCGCAGCCCAA AACTCGTCCCTGGAGTTCAAACTGCACCGGCTGCAGTTCATCAACCTGGTGGAAAAGGGCGTGAATCACCAGTCAGAGGCTGTCAACTACGCGCGCACTCATTTGTCTCAATTCGTGACGCGCCACGAGAAGGAGATCCAGAGCCTGATGGGCGCGCTGCTCTTCCTGCCGCAGGGCCTGCCCGGCTCGCCGTATAGTCACCTGCTCGACCCCTACGTCTGGGTCGAGATCCACGAGGTATTCATGAAAGACGCGTGCGCCCTGCTTGGCCTGAGCGTCGACAGCCCGCTCTCCGTCTGCATCAACGCCGGCTGCACCGCCTTGCCAGCGCTGCTCAACATTAAACAG CATCCTCTGTTCCGATTCCAGGTGATGCAGCAGCGGCAGGTGACGGGCATTTGGAGCGGCAAGGACGAGCTGCCCATCGAGATCGACCTGGGCAAGGAGCACAGGTACCACTCGGTGTTCGCGTGCCCCATTCTCAGGCAGCAGAGCACGCAGAACAACCCTCCGATGCGGCTCGTGTGCGGCCACGTGATCTCGAGGGACGCGCTCAACAAGctcagcagcggcagcaaacTCAAGTGCCCCTACTGTCCGGTGGAGCAGAACCCGACCGACGCCAGACAAGTGGTATTTTGA